The following proteins are co-located in the Clostridiales bacterium genome:
- the rapZ gene encoding RNase adapter RapZ — protein sequence MDVIIVTGLSGAGKSQAVNCMEDMGYYCIDNLPPVLIKNFLDLIMRDKVSIEKAAFVIDIRGGEFFDALKSGLVELNHAGVKYKIMFLEASDEILIRRFNETRRTHPLACAGNTLEGITAEKQRLLEIRKIADFIIDTSNMKTAQLNETIKKLLGTEECGSSFTISVQSFGYKNGMPLDADIVFDMRFIPNPYYLKSMKKLTGNSEKVSNYVLKFPEAQEFLNTVHDLINRLIPFYSREGKSHLVVAFGCTGGQHRSVAMANEFTKRLLEEGKRVIKVHRDL from the coding sequence GTGGATGTAATTATCGTAACAGGATTATCGGGAGCTGGAAAAAGCCAGGCAGTCAATTGCATGGAGGATATGGGATACTACTGTATCGATAATCTGCCGCCGGTCTTGATCAAGAATTTTCTTGATCTGATCATGAGAGATAAAGTGTCGATTGAAAAGGCAGCTTTTGTGATCGACATCAGAGGGGGCGAATTTTTTGATGCCCTGAAATCGGGTCTGGTAGAGCTGAATCATGCTGGGGTGAAATATAAAATCATGTTTCTTGAGGCGTCTGACGAAATCCTCATCAGAAGGTTCAATGAAACCCGAAGAACCCATCCACTTGCCTGTGCGGGCAATACCTTAGAAGGGATCACGGCGGAAAAGCAGAGACTTTTGGAAATCAGAAAGATCGCAGATTTCATTATTGATACTTCCAACATGAAGACTGCCCAGCTGAATGAAACCATCAAAAAACTGCTTGGGACAGAAGAATGCGGATCTAGCTTTACCATCAGCGTGCAGTCCTTCGGATACAAAAACGGAATGCCGCTGGATGCGGATATCGTCTTTGATATGAGATTTATACCAAATCCGTACTATTTGAAAAGCATGAAAAAGCTGACCGGTAATAGTGAGAAAGTGAGTAACTATGTGCTCAAATTTCCGGAAGCTCAGGAGTTCCTAAACACAGTTCATGATCTGATCAATCGGCTGATCCCCTTTTACAGCAGGGAGGGCAAATCCCATCTGGTTGTTGCTTTTGGGTGTACCGGCGGACAGCACAGGTCGGTTGCAATGGCAAACGAATTTACAAAAAGACTGCTGGAAGAGGGAAAGCGCGTGATCAAAGTCCACAGGGATCTTTAG
- a CDS encoding YvcK family protein has product MINENYAGPRIAVIGGGTGLSVILRGMKRITDQLTAIVTVADDGGGSGVLREDLGMLPPGDIRSCILAMADEEGLMLELLKYRFTEGMLEGQSFGNLLIAALNGICGNFEEAVAKTHEILRVRGQVLPVTGTDIRLGAKLENGALVFGESQIQPEVLRQGSPIQKVFLIPENPTATKGAIEAIHNADILVMGPGSLFTSIIPNFLVEGVADAIRQASGRKILICNMMTQPGETDHFTVWDHVEKASRYLGDGVIEYVIANNTVIDEETLKPYSEDGAEQIIPTAEDRFRLKEFGISLIENNFAEVKKGYIRHDADRIASVLYSLLSD; this is encoded by the coding sequence ATGATTAATGAGAATTATGCCGGACCGAGAATTGCAGTGATCGGTGGGGGAACCGGCCTATCCGTTATCCTGCGGGGGATGAAGCGTATTACGGATCAACTTACGGCGATTGTAACGGTTGCCGATGACGGGGGCGGATCCGGTGTTTTGAGGGAAGACCTTGGGATGCTTCCTCCCGGAGATATTCGAAGCTGCATCCTTGCCATGGCAGATGAAGAGGGGCTGATGCTCGAGCTTTTGAAATACCGTTTTACAGAAGGAATGTTGGAAGGGCAGAGCTTTGGAAACTTGCTGATTGCAGCACTCAATGGGATTTGCGGCAATTTCGAGGAAGCTGTTGCCAAGACCCATGAAATTTTAAGAGTAAGGGGTCAGGTACTGCCCGTGACCGGTACGGATATCCGGCTGGGCGCAAAGCTTGAAAACGGCGCGCTGGTCTTTGGAGAATCACAGATTCAGCCAGAGGTCCTTCGGCAGGGAAGCCCGATCCAAAAGGTCTTTCTGATACCGGAAAACCCTACTGCCACAAAGGGCGCAATTGAGGCTATACATAACGCAGACATTCTTGTCATGGGTCCGGGGAGCTTGTTTACAAGCATTATTCCCAATTTCCTTGTTGAAGGTGTCGCTGACGCAATAAGGCAGGCTTCAGGCAGAAAGATCCTCATCTGCAACATGATGACCCAGCCCGGCGAAACGGATCACTTCACCGTCTGGGATCATGTTGAAAAAGCCTCCCGCTATCTGGGGGACGGAGTCATTGAATATGTCATCGCAAATAATACGGTGATTGACGAAGAAACGCTGAAACCATACAGTGAGGATGGAGCCGAGCAGATTATACCCACTGCAGAAGATCGATTCAGGCTCAAGGAGTTCGGGATCTCTCTTATCGAGAATAATTTTGCAGAAGTAAAAAAAGGATATATCCGACATGACGCGGATCGAATCGCGAGCGTGCTCTACAGCCTGCTCAGCGACTAG
- a CDS encoding 3-keto-5-aminohexanoate cleavage protein: MEKLIITAAICGAEVTKDHNPAVPYTVEEIVREAKSAYDAGASVIHLHVREDDGTPTQSKDRFQVCVEAILKECPDVIVQPSTGGAVGMTDLERLQSTEIVPAPEFATLDCGTLNFGGDEIFINTDNTIFNFAKIMKERGIKPELEVFDKGMIDIAMKAHKKGLLVEPLHFDFVLGVQMTATVRDLVFMVGSIPAGSTWTVAGIGRHEFEMAAVAIIMGGHVRVGFEDNLYLEKGVLAKNNGELVEKVVKLANILGREIATPAEARRILSISK; the protein is encoded by the coding sequence ATGGAAAAACTCATCATCACAGCGGCGATCTGCGGTGCAGAGGTGACAAAGGATCATAATCCTGCAGTCCCCTATACCGTCGAAGAAATCGTCAGGGAGGCAAAATCTGCTTACGATGCTGGAGCATCTGTCATCCATCTTCATGTAAGAGAAGATGACGGTACACCGACGCAGAGCAAGGATAGATTTCAGGTTTGCGTAGAAGCAATTCTGAAAGAATGCCCTGATGTCATTGTACAGCCCTCAACGGGAGGCGCTGTTGGCATGACGGATCTTGAGCGTCTGCAATCAACAGAGATTGTACCTGCACCGGAATTTGCAACTTTGGACTGCGGAACTCTAAACTTCGGCGGAGACGAAATCTTTATCAATACAGATAATACGATTTTCAATTTTGCAAAGATCATGAAAGAAAGAGGCATTAAGCCAGAACTTGAGGTCTTTGATAAGGGAATGATTGATATCGCCATGAAAGCACATAAAAAGGGATTGCTGGTGGAACCGCTGCATTTTGACTTCGTTCTTGGTGTACAGATGACGGCTACCGTCAGAGACCTGGTATTTATGGTGGGCAGTATCCCGGCAGGAAGTACCTGGACCGTTGCGGGGATTGGCCGTCATGAGTTTGAGATGGCTGCTGTTGCAATCATCATGGGCGGCCATGTCAGAGTAGGCTTTGAGGACAACCTTTATCTGGAAAAGGGCGTTCTTGCAAAAAACAACGGGGAACTTGTTGAGAAAGTTGTCAAGCTTGCCAATATTTTGGGAAGAGAAATTGCTACCCCTGCGGAAGCCAGAAGAATCCTCAGCATCAGCAAATAA
- the whiA gene encoding DNA-binding protein WhiA, whose translation MSFSATTKNEIARIESEKKCCKLAEIAGFIRMCGTIKLSGGGKINVVLLTENPAVARHFKKLIRAYFGTNAGLVIAKTNILKKSHYYELTIDSAMNAEQILRETGILMVREGCNYISDGIYSDLIKTKCCRKAYLRGVFLGAGTISDPEKAYHLEIVCNSEILSNDVKKLVNSFGLHSKSVVRKNSHVVYLKEAEQIIDFLNILGAHGQLLDFENVRIMKEMRNKTNRINNCDSANLDKTINASARQMDNIRLIESVRGLASLPEKLQAAAELRLENPEASLIELAEMMDPPIGKSGINHRFKKLEEIAEKIRAVQS comes from the coding sequence ATGTCGTTTTCCGCAACAACGAAAAATGAAATCGCACGAATTGAATCTGAAAAAAAATGCTGCAAGCTGGCCGAAATTGCCGGTTTTATCCGTATGTGCGGAACGATTAAGCTCTCCGGCGGCGGAAAGATCAATGTGGTGCTATTGACGGAAAATCCTGCCGTAGCAAGGCATTTCAAAAAATTGATCAGAGCTTATTTCGGAACCAATGCTGGGCTGGTCATCGCCAAGACCAACATTCTGAAAAAAAGCCATTATTATGAGCTGACCATCGATTCCGCAATGAATGCAGAACAGATCCTAAGAGAGACGGGAATCCTCATGGTTAGAGAGGGCTGCAACTATATCAGTGACGGAATTTATTCTGACTTAATCAAAACAAAGTGCTGCCGAAAAGCTTATCTGAGAGGGGTTTTTCTGGGAGCAGGAACCATCAGCGATCCTGAGAAAGCATATCATCTGGAAATCGTATGCAACAGCGAAATTCTGAGCAATGATGTGAAAAAGCTGGTCAACAGCTTCGGACTTCATTCCAAATCAGTGGTTCGCAAGAACAGCCATGTTGTCTATCTGAAGGAGGCCGAACAAATTATCGACTTTCTGAATATCCTTGGAGCCCATGGGCAGCTGCTGGATTTTGAAAACGTGCGGATCATGAAGGAAATGCGAAATAAAACCAATCGAATTAACAATTGCGATAGTGCAAATTTAGATAAAACCATAAACGCTTCTGCCAGGCAGATGGATAATATCAGGCTTATAGAAAGCGTCAGAGGACTTGCCTCGCTGCCGGAGAAGCTGCAGGCTGCTGCAGAGCTTCGATTGGAAAACCCGGAGGCATCGCTTATCGAATTAGCGGAGATGATGGACCCTCCCATCGGCAAATCAGGAATCAACCACCGATTTAAAAAACTGGAAGAAATTGCGGAGAAAATACGAGCTGTCCAATCATAA